One stretch of Pigmentiphaga aceris DNA includes these proteins:
- a CDS encoding SWIM zinc finger family protein: MIRHDLLALSDDGLAQLANVGLVKRGRRDVAEGKAPTITVSDDGSVQADFADGTVTKLAPDRSLIDATCTCPASGVCRHRVTLVLAYQAQQSAGGGADVETAASTSTNAATSAGQDAGTEAGQDAGTATGSSTSTAPDQDARKNTSGTTSPAARAAWDPAELDADAFTASLSAPLRTELTRLRAARLDVRLEQGAIPAAHLPMATVRFLVPHVLAYARCDCVAGGNCVHVALAIQAFKQARGATETRLEPIDSGTGANDTQVGNQLDAKTEARLDALRVAGDALLARLLDVGLSSGPDAFAQPLADARAAATTLGAVQYLLALDGLSQQIDAYAARSARHNEMLALQYATELYARTRTTDPRVALGIGESLETAMSRTRLVSLGARLRGDAGQVDASVMLADLDTGAVMVLERRITQARDTKLPSTAVLAQRQFSSGMSLSAAAHGQILTSSGKRRVDGRLVLGSQRGGLTQTMPYDGNAALRAPLMVANVDELIETLSARPPAFVRRHDATGDVRVFEIEEVLGQALAEGGQCWHGAVQLTNEGGVLRLQRRYDAVAPQALEALTRALSGQYGKLRRIVGPVYVESDNLICDPWLIMADRLLVPDLEAVPAGAASNSLPHHENAAATPLEQALQLLAGAVHVGRRTGPNNAGVRHHARTVAESLNEAGYRQGADYLSNWSTSSNTSDSGPNGPASFGNVACFIQAIR, translated from the coding sequence ATGATCCGCCACGATCTGCTCGCCTTGAGTGACGATGGGCTCGCGCAGTTGGCGAATGTAGGCTTGGTCAAGCGCGGCCGACGTGATGTGGCCGAGGGCAAGGCACCCACGATCACGGTGAGCGACGACGGTTCGGTTCAGGCCGACTTTGCCGACGGCACGGTGACAAAGCTCGCACCTGATCGCAGCCTGATCGATGCAACGTGCACCTGCCCGGCGAGTGGTGTTTGTCGTCATCGGGTGACGCTGGTGCTGGCGTATCAGGCGCAGCAGAGTGCGGGCGGTGGTGCTGACGTTGAGACCGCTGCGAGCACAAGCACGAACGCAGCGACAAGCGCCGGCCAGGATGCAGGAACCGAGGCGGGCCAAGACGCAGGCACAGCGACTGGCAGCAGTACGAGTACAGCGCCTGACCAAGACGCGCGCAAAAACACTTCTGGCACCACCTCGCCTGCGGCCCGTGCCGCTTGGGACCCAGCGGAGCTGGACGCCGACGCATTCACTGCGTCGCTGTCCGCCCCCTTGCGTACCGAACTGACACGGCTACGCGCCGCCCGGCTGGACGTGCGCCTGGAACAAGGCGCGATCCCCGCCGCACACCTGCCCATGGCCACCGTGCGCTTCCTGGTGCCGCACGTACTGGCCTACGCCCGCTGCGACTGCGTGGCGGGGGGAAACTGTGTACACGTTGCGCTGGCGATCCAGGCGTTCAAGCAGGCACGCGGCGCGACAGAAACGCGTCTTGAGCCGATTGATTCCGGCACAGGGGCAAACGACACCCAGGTCGGGAATCAGCTCGACGCCAAAACCGAAGCTCGCCTGGACGCACTGCGCGTCGCAGGCGATGCCCTGCTGGCCAGACTGTTGGACGTAGGCCTGAGCAGCGGCCCCGACGCCTTCGCCCAACCCCTGGCCGACGCCCGCGCCGCAGCTACTACGCTGGGGGCAGTGCAATACCTGCTTGCGCTGGACGGCTTGTCCCAACAGATCGACGCCTACGCCGCCCGCAGCGCGCGTCACAACGAAATGCTGGCATTGCAGTACGCCACCGAGCTTTACGCCCGCACTCGTACGACTGATCCACGCGTGGCGTTAGGTATCGGCGAATCGCTGGAAACCGCAATGAGCCGCACCCGCTTGGTTTCTTTGGGCGCACGCCTGCGCGGTGATGCTGGGCAGGTCGATGCCAGTGTGATGTTGGCTGACTTAGATACTGGTGCGGTGATGGTGTTGGAGCGTCGTATTACGCAGGCGCGTGACACCAAGTTGCCTTCCACTGCGGTGCTGGCGCAACGCCAGTTTTCTTCAGGCATGTCGTTGTCTGCGGCCGCGCACGGGCAGATTCTGACCAGTTCGGGAAAACGTCGTGTGGACGGCAGGCTGGTGCTGGGTAGCCAGCGTGGCGGGTTGACTCAAACCATGCCCTACGACGGCAACGCCGCATTGCGTGCGCCCTTAATGGTTGCGAATGTCGATGAGCTGATCGAAACGCTGTCCGCACGTCCACCGGCTTTTGTACGTCGGCATGATGCGACCGGCGATGTTCGGGTGTTTGAGATTGAGGAAGTGCTTGGACAGGCGCTGGCTGAGGGAGGACAGTGTTGGCATGGGGCAGTACAGTTGACCAACGAAGGAGGTGTACTACGTCTGCAGCGGCGTTACGATGCGGTAGCCCCCCAAGCACTGGAAGCTCTCACGAGGGCGTTAAGCGGCCAATACGGCAAACTGCGTCGCATCGTCGGCCCGGTGTACGTGGAAAGCGACAACTTGATCTGCGACCCGTGGTTGATAATGGCGGACCGGCTGCTGGTGCCGGATCTGGAGGCGGTACCAGCAGGCGCTGCCTCAAATTCCCTTCCCCACCACGAAAACGCCGCTGCCACACCGCTAGAGCAGGCTTTGCAACTGCTCGCCGGAGCAGTGCACGTAGGTCGCCGTACTGGACCAAACAACGCGGGCGTGCGGCACCATGCCCGAACTGTCGCAGAAAGCCTTAACGAAGCCGGTTATCGCCAGGGCGCAGATTATCTATCGAACTGGTCGACGAGCTCAAATACGAGCGACTCTGGTCCCAACGGTCCGGCAAGCTTCGGTAACGTAGCGTGTTTCATTCAAGCCATTCGCTGA
- a CDS encoding VWA domain-containing protein, giving the protein MSTPPALDTLTRWRLILGESADGACSAAGCTLSSDALAMDASLDWLYQRGEGQDERNLRRQGGREGSRLSTPDWINEIHRLFPKETIERLERDAIERFAIDDVVTNPDVLKRAEPNETLLRAVLRTKHLMSPDILQLARQLVAEVVRKLMEKLAKDMAVAFSGTLDRRRHTRLRSARNLDLRRTLRDNLRNYDPVNKRVTVERVHFFARSQRHLRPWQVILLVDQSGSMVSSVIHASVTAACLWNLPGIRTHLVAFDTQVVDLTKDVEDPCELLMKVQLGGGTDIQQAVGYGASLVETPERAIVVLISDFYEGASEQMLVQRVRALTSQRSLVLGLAALDADANPAYDRDMANRLVAAGAEVGAMTPGELAGWLAEKIGQ; this is encoded by the coding sequence ATGAGCACCCCACCCGCACTCGACACGCTGACCCGCTGGCGCCTGATTCTGGGCGAGTCAGCCGACGGCGCATGCAGCGCCGCCGGCTGCACGCTAAGCAGTGACGCACTTGCCATGGACGCCTCGCTGGACTGGCTATACCAGCGCGGCGAGGGTCAGGACGAACGCAACCTGCGCCGACAAGGTGGCCGCGAAGGCTCGCGGCTGAGCACGCCAGACTGGATCAACGAAATCCATCGCCTGTTCCCCAAAGAAACCATCGAACGCCTGGAACGCGACGCCATCGAACGCTTTGCCATCGATGACGTCGTGACCAACCCCGACGTACTGAAACGCGCCGAGCCCAACGAAACCCTGCTGCGCGCGGTGTTGCGCACCAAGCATTTGATGTCGCCAGACATTCTGCAACTGGCGCGGCAGTTGGTTGCCGAGGTCGTTCGCAAGCTGATGGAGAAACTGGCCAAAGACATGGCGGTCGCATTCTCAGGCACCTTGGACCGTCGTCGGCATACACGACTGCGTAGTGCTCGTAACCTGGATTTACGCCGCACCCTGCGCGACAACCTGCGCAACTACGACCCCGTGAACAAACGCGTCACCGTCGAACGCGTGCACTTCTTCGCGCGGTCGCAGCGGCACCTGCGGCCGTGGCAGGTCATTCTGCTGGTGGACCAGAGCGGGTCAATGGTCAGCTCGGTGATTCATGCGTCGGTCACCGCGGCATGCCTGTGGAACCTTCCTGGGATACGAACTCACTTGGTGGCCTTTGATACCCAGGTGGTCGATCTGACCAAGGATGTGGAAGACCCATGTGAACTACTGATGAAAGTGCAGCTGGGTGGCGGTACCGATATTCAGCAAGCGGTGGGATACGGCGCGAGTCTGGTCGAAACCCCCGAGCGTGCGATTGTGGTGTTGATCAGCGACTTTTATGAAGGCGCGAGTGAACAGATGCTGGTCCAACGCGTGCGTGCGCTGACCAGCCAGCGCAGCTTGGTGCTGGGGCTTGCCGCGCTGGATGCGGATGCCAATCCTGCTTATGACCGGGACATGGCGAATCGGCTGGTGGCAGCGGGCGCGGAAGTCGGTGCGATGACGCCGGGGGAATTGGCCGGATGGTTGGCGGAGAAGATTGGACAGTGA
- a CDS encoding WGR and DUF4132 domain-containing protein — protein sequence MERYELVEGSASKFWEVSVTGDTVTVRFGRIGTNGQTKDKQFADAAAAEKEKLKLVKEKTGKGYALTGSGPSPVPAASAPVVAKPKVEKAATMATPAASESPSTSEKVDAAAASTVAQTNSNSAAAEKSSAPAPTSQKDQSDAATTDASTAFAEECARHGVLFSAEALTTRSRPGPAIDAAAEWKTFCKHIADIEASSSKRPTELQRLKAIDKDSPPTFDLATITALQRDACRVWDDITSRGGMFYTGRFENYLGGLSALVRLGIASVGARAMIDVVQQTRPAKPKQSYQDFAWAQPFTLAMRQAFPATPDEADYDAALRAAQDLAQADPDDGVFYAFIFADDRPGDHLLKPLAQVEAAQAAGADVPAQSPLLPLIIDAPPAAAAQWHQTRPYTLTYRYALTSLESIAATAMAVGRHYNESPLSTLNWLLEYATEAWRTTAARAMLETRDDEAMGLLLPYFHERWIRTAVDAASKAYPVWTFRQLLRLATKHRDEPAIKVRLAELIAKFGEQTVRQWADGLSEKDITTLDERLSAGNAATAPDEAIPALLRKAPWRNPARKGGKLVPVLALKPIATPFVYSEGELSDEMPPRTKPLIDTLDKLGDFIHATEGGKQSNWRPMPPTAAPLPAVDELSGEEWVTWLTQRLSAARAANTYISSTEYAKLYDTLPTHHETLTLALWELSTVALECYVTWEPTVARMFKRFGERAAPGMAALVGSDPLGMLELALPVDSAHIAPHAARALAKLKKAHALAVPWLRRHRHTALMRLIPDAVGKTSQAREAREVAEYTLRWYAFDTEDGRAAIDEAVAAYAAAEPGVVDAVAEILARDAADNVPSKPPKLPNWFQPAVLSRPMLADGSGALTDDAVLGLGEMLMLGAAGEQYVGVARVREELTRDSAAAFAWDVFSTWMSEGAVAKENWALRGVGWLGDDECARRLTKLIRKWPGEAAHARAVTGLDVLADIGTDVALMNLNGIAEKLKFKGLQEKAREKIAVIAEARDLTPEELADRLAPDLNLDERGGMDLDFGERKFRVGFDEFLKPWVKDAEGRRLKDLPKPNKSDDEELSKQASATWSALKKDARAVASLQITRLESMLANSRRVKPSVFDAFFATHPLIRHLTQRLVWGVFADDDARSLPTQVFRVTEDLSAADVNDDPLDVDLSEDASSRIGLVHPLHLDADTRAAWGTVFGDYEIAQPFMQLSRETYALEDQERELHTLTRFAESEVETTRLRGMSTRGWNIGSPQDGGVSVWLERPVTFSDGKPGEVYMHISEGIYAGAAEYEPKTQKMGTLGLGDPWGSGSGNKKVSRTFGELDPISISELLRVPSLVASSAST from the coding sequence ATGGAACGCTACGAACTGGTTGAAGGCAGTGCATCGAAATTCTGGGAAGTCTCGGTTACTGGCGACACCGTAACCGTGCGTTTTGGCCGCATCGGCACCAATGGCCAGACCAAAGACAAACAGTTTGCCGATGCCGCTGCGGCGGAAAAAGAAAAGCTGAAACTGGTCAAGGAAAAGACCGGCAAGGGCTATGCGCTGACCGGAAGCGGGCCCAGCCCGGTGCCGGCTGCCAGTGCGCCTGTCGTTGCCAAACCGAAGGTGGAGAAGGCAGCGACGATGGCTACCCCCGCAGCCAGCGAATCGCCATCGACCAGTGAGAAAGTAGACGCCGCTGCTGCCTCTACCGTGGCGCAAACGAACAGCAACAGTGCCGCCGCTGAGAAGTCCAGCGCGCCTGCGCCAACCAGCCAGAAAGACCAATCCGACGCAGCAACGACAGATGCATCCACTGCGTTCGCAGAAGAATGCGCTCGCCACGGTGTACTGTTTTCTGCCGAGGCACTGACCACGCGCAGCCGTCCTGGCCCAGCCATTGATGCGGCTGCAGAGTGGAAGACCTTTTGCAAACACATTGCCGACATCGAAGCGTCAAGCTCGAAGCGACCGACCGAGCTGCAACGCCTTAAAGCTATTGATAAGGACAGCCCGCCGACCTTCGATCTGGCGACCATCACCGCCTTGCAGCGCGATGCATGCCGCGTGTGGGATGACATCACCAGCCGTGGCGGCATGTTCTATACAGGGCGCTTCGAGAACTACCTGGGCGGCTTGTCGGCCCTGGTACGGCTGGGCATCGCCAGCGTGGGTGCGCGGGCCATGATCGACGTCGTGCAGCAGACGCGACCGGCAAAGCCCAAGCAAAGCTATCAGGATTTCGCCTGGGCCCAGCCATTCACCCTGGCCATGCGCCAGGCGTTTCCCGCCACGCCCGATGAAGCCGACTACGACGCTGCGCTTCGTGCCGCCCAGGACCTCGCGCAGGCCGACCCCGACGATGGTGTGTTCTACGCGTTCATCTTTGCCGACGACCGACCCGGCGATCATCTACTCAAGCCCCTGGCACAGGTAGAGGCAGCCCAGGCTGCGGGTGCCGATGTGCCTGCGCAATCGCCGCTGCTTCCGCTGATTATCGATGCGCCGCCGGCTGCGGCAGCGCAGTGGCACCAGACGCGCCCCTACACCCTGACCTACCGCTATGCCCTGACCTCGCTGGAAAGCATCGCGGCGACCGCCATGGCGGTTGGCCGCCACTACAACGAATCGCCACTGTCCACGCTGAACTGGCTGCTGGAATACGCAACCGAAGCATGGCGCACCACGGCAGCGCGCGCCATGCTGGAAACACGCGACGACGAGGCGATGGGCTTGCTGCTGCCCTACTTCCACGAGCGCTGGATTCGCACTGCCGTAGATGCCGCCAGCAAGGCCTACCCGGTGTGGACCTTCCGGCAATTGCTGCGCCTGGCCACCAAGCATCGTGACGAACCTGCCATCAAAGTCCGCCTGGCAGAATTGATTGCGAAATTCGGTGAGCAGACCGTGCGCCAATGGGCCGACGGTCTGAGCGAGAAAGACATTACCACCCTGGACGAACGCCTGAGTGCCGGTAATGCGGCTACCGCACCGGACGAGGCCATCCCCGCCCTGTTGCGCAAGGCCCCCTGGCGCAACCCGGCCCGCAAGGGCGGCAAGCTGGTACCCGTGCTTGCGCTCAAGCCGATTGCCACGCCGTTCGTGTACAGCGAAGGCGAACTCAGCGACGAGATGCCGCCGCGAACCAAGCCGCTGATCGACACCCTGGACAAGCTTGGCGATTTCATACACGCCACCGAAGGTGGCAAGCAGTCCAACTGGCGTCCCATGCCGCCCACGGCCGCCCCCCTGCCCGCCGTGGATGAATTGTCGGGGGAAGAATGGGTGACGTGGCTGACGCAGCGTTTAAGCGCAGCACGCGCCGCCAACACCTACATCAGCAGCACCGAGTACGCGAAGCTTTACGACACGCTGCCCACTCACCACGAGACGCTGACGCTTGCTCTGTGGGAACTGTCAACGGTAGCGCTGGAATGCTATGTGACGTGGGAACCCACCGTCGCACGGATGTTCAAGCGCTTTGGTGAACGCGCCGCGCCCGGCATGGCGGCATTGGTCGGCAGCGACCCGCTGGGCATGCTGGAACTGGCCTTGCCAGTAGACAGCGCACACATCGCGCCGCATGCCGCGCGTGCATTGGCCAAATTGAAGAAGGCACATGCGCTGGCCGTGCCCTGGCTGCGCCGCCATCGTCACACCGCGTTGATGCGCTTGATTCCCGACGCCGTTGGTAAAACCAGCCAGGCACGGGAAGCACGGGAAGTCGCCGAGTACACGCTGCGCTGGTACGCGTTTGACACAGAAGATGGCCGCGCAGCCATTGACGAAGCCGTCGCCGCCTACGCGGCTGCAGAACCCGGTGTGGTCGATGCCGTCGCCGAAATTCTTGCGCGCGACGCTGCCGACAACGTGCCATCCAAACCACCCAAACTGCCCAACTGGTTCCAACCCGCCGTGCTGTCGCGCCCCATGTTGGCCGACGGCAGCGGTGCCCTGACCGACGACGCCGTGCTTGGTCTGGGCGAGATGCTGATGCTGGGCGCAGCGGGCGAGCAGTACGTGGGCGTGGCGCGCGTGCGTGAAGAATTGACCCGCGACAGCGCAGCTGCTTTCGCATGGGATGTGTTCTCGACCTGGATGTCCGAAGGTGCTGTCGCCAAGGAAAACTGGGCGCTACGCGGCGTGGGTTGGCTGGGCGACGACGAATGCGCACGCAGGCTGACCAAACTGATCCGCAAATGGCCGGGTGAAGCGGCACATGCCCGCGCCGTGACCGGCCTGGACGTGCTGGCCGACATTGGCACCGACGTGGCGCTGATGAACCTGAACGGCATCGCAGAAAAACTGAAGTTCAAAGGCTTGCAGGAAAAAGCCCGCGAGAAAATTGCAGTCATCGCCGAAGCCCGCGACCTGACGCCGGAAGAACTTGCCGACCGCCTTGCACCCGACCTGAACCTGGACGAACGCGGCGGCATGGACCTGGACTTTGGCGAACGCAAATTCCGCGTAGGCTTCGACGAATTCCTGAAGCCCTGGGTGAAAGACGCCGAAGGCCGTCGCCTGAAAGACCTGCCCAAGCCCAACAAATCAGACGACGAGGAACTGTCCAAACAGGCCAGCGCCACATGGTCCGCCCTGAAGAAAGACGCGCGTGCGGTGGCGTCCTTGCAGATCACCCGACTGGAATCCATGCTGGCCAATTCCCGCCGCGTAAAACCCAGCGTGTTCGATGCCTTCTTTGCGACGCACCCCTTGATCCGCCACCTGACGCAACGCCTGGTGTGGGGCGTATTTGCCGACGACGATGCACGCAGCCTGCCTACCCAAGTGTTCCGCGTGACGGAAGACCTGTCGGCCGCAGACGTAAACGACGACCCGCTTGACGTGGACCTGTCCGAAGACGCAAGCAGCCGCATCGGCTTGGTACACCCGCTGCACCTGGATGCCGACACGCGCGCCGCCTGGGGCACGGTATTCGGGGACTATGAAATCGCCCAGCCCTTTATGCAACTGTCCCGCGAAACCTACGCGCTGGAAGACCAGGAACGGGAGCTGCACACGCTTACGCGCTTCGCCGAGTCCGAGGTGGAAACCACCCGCCTGCGCGGCATGAGCACACGCGGATGGAACATCGGTTCACCGCAAGACGGCGGCGTGTCGGTCTGGCTGGAACGCCCCGTGACCTTCAGCGACGGCAAGCCAGGTGAGGTGTACATGCATATATCTGAGGGCATTTACGCCGGTGCCGCCGAGTACGAACCCAAGACCCAGAAAATGGGCACCCTGGGGCTGGGTGACCCGTGGGGTTCAGGCTCAGGCAACAAAAAAGTTAGCCGCACCTTTGGTGAACTGGACCCCATCAGCATCAGCGAATTGCTGCGCGTGCCAAGCCTGGTAGCGAGCAGCGCAAGCACGTGA